Proteins from a genomic interval of Zingiber officinale cultivar Zhangliang chromosome 1B, Zo_v1.1, whole genome shotgun sequence:
- the LOC122053007 gene encoding tubulin gamma-2 chain-like isoform X3 yields the protein MPRQIITVQVGQYGNQIGMEFRKQICLVHGIGKNGLLEDFATQGGDKEDVFFYQADDQHYIPRDLLMDLEPRIMVVVLGTTGLVVIIKVNKL from the exons ATGCCGCGCCAGATCATCACTGTCCAGGTCGGGCAATATGGCAACCAGATTGGCATGGAGTTCCGGAAGCAGATCTGCCTCGTGCACGGTATCGGCAAGAACGGTCTCCTCGAAGATTTCGCCACTCAG GGTGGTGACAAGGAGGATGTTTTCTTCTATCAAGCTGATGATCAACACTACATACCGAGAGATCTTTTAATGGACTTGGAACCAAGG ATCATGGTGGTGGTGCTTGGAACAACTGGGCTAGTGGTTATCATCAA GGTGAACAAGTTGTAG
- the LOC122052998 gene encoding translationally-controlled tumor protein homolog isoform X1 — MTSWVVKGVDVDIGANPSAKEGEDEGVNENTVRVVDIVDTFRLQERPSFDKKQFVTFIKRYIKLLTPKLDEEKPELFKKHIEATTKFLLSKIKDLQFFVGESMLDDGSLVFAYYKDGATDPTFLYLAYGLKEIKC, encoded by the exons ATGACCTCG TGGGTAGTCAAAGGAGTTGATGTAGATATTGGTGCAAATCCTTCTGCAAAAGAGGGAGAAGATGAAGGTGTTAATGAAAACACTGTTAGAGTGGTTGACATAGTGGACACCTTTAGACTTCAG GAACGACCTTCTTTTGATAAAAAACAATTTGTGACATTTATCAAGCGCTATATCAAGTTACTTACGCCTAAGCTGGACGAGGAAAAGCCAGAATTGTTCAAGAAACATATTGAAGCAACTACAAAGTTCTTGCTCTCCAAAATCAAAGACTTGCAATT TTTTGTGGGtgagagcatgcttgatgatggAAGTCTTGTCTTTGCATACTATAAGGATGGTGCAACTGATCCAACATTTTTATATTTGGCCTACGGACTAAAGGAGATCAAGTGTTAG
- the LOC122053007 gene encoding tubulin gamma-2 chain-like isoform X1, whose translation MPRQIITVQVGQYGNQIGMEFRKQICLVHGIGKNGLLEDFATQGGDKEDVFFYQADDQHYIPRDLLMDLEPRVINGIQNSVYGNFYNHENVFVSDHGGGAWNNWASGYHQGEQVVDDIMDMVDREADGKDSLEGFVLCHSISGGTGSG comes from the exons ATGCCGCGCCAGATCATCACTGTCCAGGTCGGGCAATATGGCAACCAGATTGGCATGGAGTTCCGGAAGCAGATCTGCCTCGTGCACGGTATCGGCAAGAACGGTCTCCTCGAAGATTTCGCCACTCAG GGTGGTGACAAGGAGGATGTTTTCTTCTATCAAGCTGATGATCAACACTACATACCGAGAGATCTTTTAATGGACTTGGAACCAAGGGTAATCAATGGTATCCAAAACAGTGTATACGGAAACTTTTACAACCATGAAAACGTTTTTGTCTCAGATCATGGTGGTGGTGCTTGGAACAACTGGGCTAGTGGTTATCATCAA GGTGAACAAGTTGTAGATGATATCATGGATATGGTTGACAGAGAAGCTGATGGAAAGGATAGTCTTGAAGGATTTGTATTATGCCACTCGATTTCTGGAGGAACAGGTTCAG GGTGA
- the LOC122052998 gene encoding translationally-controlled tumor protein homolog isoform X2 → MLVYQDLLTGDELLSDSFPYKEIQNGMLWEVEGKWVVKGVDVDIGANPSAKEGEDEGVNENTVRVVDIVDTFRLQERPSFDKKQFVTFIKRYIKLLTPKLDEEKPELFKKHIEATTKFLLSKIKDLQFFVGESMLDDGSLVFAYYKDGATDPTFLYLAYGLKEIKC, encoded by the exons ATGTTGGTGTACCAGGATTTGCTCACTG GTGATGAACTGTTGTCTGACTCATTTCCTTACAAGGAAATTCAAAATGGAATGCTCTGGGAGGTTGAGGGGAAG TGGGTAGTCAAAGGAGTTGATGTAGATATTGGTGCAAATCCTTCTGCAAAAGAGGGAGAAGATGAAGGTGTTAATGAAAACACTGTTAGAGTGGTTGACATAGTGGACACCTTTAGACTTCAG GAACGACCTTCTTTTGATAAAAAACAATTTGTGACATTTATCAAGCGCTATATCAAGTTACTTACGCCTAAGCTGGACGAGGAAAAGCCAGAATTGTTCAAGAAACATATTGAAGCAACTACAAAGTTCTTGCTCTCCAAAATCAAAGACTTGCAATT TTTTGTGGGtgagagcatgcttgatgatggAAGTCTTGTCTTTGCATACTATAAGGATGGTGCAACTGATCCAACATTTTTATATTTGGCCTACGGACTAAAGGAGATCAAGTGTTAG